A part of Miscanthus floridulus cultivar M001 chromosome 6, ASM1932011v1, whole genome shotgun sequence genomic DNA contains:
- the LOC136458245 gene encoding uncharacterized protein isoform X1, with protein sequence MAARDPMDAWMNRYRAFAEGVVIMVCPVLLAIALKKVDLKSEEHGRAVPITMLVVATVTLLASICPFLVCCFSKRFFSGSSSSSPHTATMLMAPLSSTCLVALACWIIYLILHSWAFPVIGALVGLCSVIRTVTHFTTAVRERNAATAMGCEEYDCNRLESSLDFLAGITALLFLGLEGLALEGQINSTKAIIHDRLTKPIGTSFIVCVVGVGLMLLETMPPRKLIRNLTETIDIFTGFAVSLVLFFIMYALMELRALLLLVAPFLILMIYVFYASISKDDGKGNNNHRGAANGDEESAVSSSAGSDKPASLELTKVAFTGFLAVSIPSISNGSVNISTECFLHLAAAAIVSGLVWRLLTHYKSQTTIAAIADIASFCTHLCVAVAVIPFTIMAGKALS encoded by the exons ATGGCTGCCAGAGATCCGATG GATGCATGGATGAACCGTTACCGGGCTTTCGCGGAAGGAGTGGTGATTATGGTCTGCCCGGTGCTTCTTGCGATTGCGCTGAAGAAGGTTGATCTCAAGAGCGAGGAACATGGGCGTGCCGTCCCAATTACCATGCTCGTGGTAGCGACGGTTACCTTACTTGCCAGTATTTGCCCCTTCCTTGTCTGCTGTTTCTCCAAGCGATTCTTCAGTGGGAGCTCATCAAGTTCCCCACATACTGCTACCATGTTGATGGCACCCTTATCCAGCACATGTTTAGTGGCACTTGCCTGTTGGATCATATACCTCATCTTACACAGCTGGGCATTCCCTGTGATCGGTGCCCTCGTTGGACTCTGCTCCGTGATCCGTACCGTCACGCACTTCACAACCGCTGTGCGAGAAAGAAATGCTGCAACTGCAATGGGATGTGAGGAGTACGACTGCAATAGATTGGAGAGCTCACTTGACTTCTTGGCTGGTATAACTGCACTGCTGTTTCTGGGACTGGAAGGCCTGGCTCTGGAGGGTCAGATTAACAGCACTAAAGCAATAATACACGATCGTCTTACCAAACCAATCGGCACAAGCTTCATTGTTTGTGTTGTTGGTGTGGGCTTAATGCTCCTTGAGACGATGCCTCCTCGCAAACTCATAAGAAACCTGACAGAGACCATTGATATCTTCACAGGTTTTGCGGTCTCCTTGGTTTTGTTCTTCATTATGTATGCACTAATGGAACTAAGAGCGTTGCTTCTCCTAGTAGCTCCCTTCCTCATTCTCATGATATATGTGTTCTATGCCTCTATCAGCAAGGATGATGGAAAGGGCAACAACAATCACAGGGGTGCCGCTAACGGTGATGAAGAATCAGCTGTTAGCAGTAGTGCGGGTAGTGATAAACCAGCGTCGCTTGAGCTAACAAAGGTAGCATTTACTGGATTCCTGGCGGTGTCGATACCAAGCATCAGCAATGGTTCAGTCAACATATCTACCGAATGTTTCTTGCACCTTGCAGCAGCAGCTATTGTCTCAGGCCTCGTGTGGAGGCTCCTAACGCATTACAAGTCACAGACCACCATCGCAGCTATTGCAGATATTGCTTCCTTCTGCACCCATCTCTGTGTTGCAGTTGCTGTAATTCCATTTACAATAATGGCCGGGAAGGCTCTCTCATGA
- the LOC136458245 gene encoding uncharacterized protein isoform X2 yields the protein MDAWMNRYRAFAEGVVIMVCPVLLAIALKKVDLKSEEHGRAVPITMLVVATVTLLASICPFLVCCFSKRFFSGSSSSSPHTATMLMAPLSSTCLVALACWIIYLILHSWAFPVIGALVGLCSVIRTVTHFTTAVRERNAATAMGCEEYDCNRLESSLDFLAGITALLFLGLEGLALEGQINSTKAIIHDRLTKPIGTSFIVCVVGVGLMLLETMPPRKLIRNLTETIDIFTGFAVSLVLFFIMYALMELRALLLLVAPFLILMIYVFYASISKDDGKGNNNHRGAANGDEESAVSSSAGSDKPASLELTKVAFTGFLAVSIPSISNGSVNISTECFLHLAAAAIVSGLVWRLLTHYKSQTTIAAIADIASFCTHLCVAVAVIPFTIMAGKALS from the exons ATG GATGCATGGATGAACCGTTACCGGGCTTTCGCGGAAGGAGTGGTGATTATGGTCTGCCCGGTGCTTCTTGCGATTGCGCTGAAGAAGGTTGATCTCAAGAGCGAGGAACATGGGCGTGCCGTCCCAATTACCATGCTCGTGGTAGCGACGGTTACCTTACTTGCCAGTATTTGCCCCTTCCTTGTCTGCTGTTTCTCCAAGCGATTCTTCAGTGGGAGCTCATCAAGTTCCCCACATACTGCTACCATGTTGATGGCACCCTTATCCAGCACATGTTTAGTGGCACTTGCCTGTTGGATCATATACCTCATCTTACACAGCTGGGCATTCCCTGTGATCGGTGCCCTCGTTGGACTCTGCTCCGTGATCCGTACCGTCACGCACTTCACAACCGCTGTGCGAGAAAGAAATGCTGCAACTGCAATGGGATGTGAGGAGTACGACTGCAATAGATTGGAGAGCTCACTTGACTTCTTGGCTGGTATAACTGCACTGCTGTTTCTGGGACTGGAAGGCCTGGCTCTGGAGGGTCAGATTAACAGCACTAAAGCAATAATACACGATCGTCTTACCAAACCAATCGGCACAAGCTTCATTGTTTGTGTTGTTGGTGTGGGCTTAATGCTCCTTGAGACGATGCCTCCTCGCAAACTCATAAGAAACCTGACAGAGACCATTGATATCTTCACAGGTTTTGCGGTCTCCTTGGTTTTGTTCTTCATTATGTATGCACTAATGGAACTAAGAGCGTTGCTTCTCCTAGTAGCTCCCTTCCTCATTCTCATGATATATGTGTTCTATGCCTCTATCAGCAAGGATGATGGAAAGGGCAACAACAATCACAGGGGTGCCGCTAACGGTGATGAAGAATCAGCTGTTAGCAGTAGTGCGGGTAGTGATAAACCAGCGTCGCTTGAGCTAACAAAGGTAGCATTTACTGGATTCCTGGCGGTGTCGATACCAAGCATCAGCAATGGTTCAGTCAACATATCTACCGAATGTTTCTTGCACCTTGCAGCAGCAGCTATTGTCTCAGGCCTCGTGTGGAGGCTCCTAACGCATTACAAGTCACAGACCACCATCGCAGCTATTGCAGATATTGCTTCCTTCTGCACCCATCTCTGTGTTGCAGTTGCTGTAATTCCATTTACAATAATGGCCGGGAAGGCTCTCTCATGA